A genomic stretch from Erigeron canadensis isolate Cc75 chromosome 9, C_canadensis_v1, whole genome shotgun sequence includes:
- the LOC122582110 gene encoding ras-related protein RABA4d-like, which translates to MANYHGDFNQKIDYVFKIVLIGDSAVGKSQLLARFSRNEFSLDSKATIGVEFQTKTMVIDHKNIKAQIWDTAGQERYRAVTSAYYRGAVGAMLVYDITKRQSFDHIARWLEELRGHADNNIVIMLIGNKSDLDSQRDVSMEDAKEFAEREGLFFMETSALEATNVEPAFLTILTEIYRIVSKKSLVANEEAEGSSALLKGTNIAVSQEPVSAGNKFSCCTSS; encoded by the exons ATGGCGAATTATCACGGAGATTTTAACCAGAAGATTGATTACGTTTTCAAGATTGTTTTGATCGGTGATTCTGCTGTTGGAAAATCACAGTTGCTGGCCCGGTTTTCGCGTAACGAATTCAGTTTGGATTCCAAAGCAACAATCGGTGTTGAGTTTCAAACTAAAACTATGGTTATTGATCATAAGAATATTAAGGCCCAGATTTGGGATACTGCTGGTCAAGAAAG ATACCGAGCTGTGACTAGTGCCTACTACAGAGGAGCTGTGGGAGCAATGCTGGTTTATGACATAACCAAGCGTCAATCGTTTGATCACATAGCCAGGTGGTTAGAAGAATTACGTGGCCATGCTGATAATAACATTGTCATCATGCTCATAGGAAACAAATCTGATTTGGATTCCCAACGGGATGTATCTATGGAGGATGCAAAAGAGTTTGCTGAAAGAGAAGGCTTGTTTTTCATGGAAACATCTGCCCTTGAGGCCACAAATGTAGAACCTGCTTTTCTAACTATCCTTACCGAGATTTATCGAATAGTCAGTAAGAAATCTCTTGTTGCAAATGAGGAAGCCGAAGGGAGCTCAGCCCTTCTCAAGGGGACTAATATTGCTGTTAGTCAGGAGCCAGTATCTGCAGGAAACAAGTTCAGCTGTTGCACATCTTCATAG